Within the Stenotrophomonas maltophilia genome, the region CTTCGGCAGCACAGGCACGAAGCGGACACGGTAATAGCGCTCCTTGTCACGATTGCCGTGGAAGAGCAGCCGCGTGGCCTGCTGCCCTTGGCGCGGAACGATGAGGCGCGAAGGGCTGGCAATCAGGGCATTGCCACCACCGCCATACACACCCGGCTCCACATCGACCTCGTAAGGCGTGTTGTCCTCCGTGTAGCGCACCTCGGTGACCTGCACACGCACGAATGCCGTGGCGTCACCGCTGTTGCGGACACGCTTCAGCAATGCGCCCTGGTCGGGCAACAGGTACTCGTACATGGCGCCGACGTGGATCGACGGCATTTCGGCGCTGGCGAACGTGGGCAACAGCAAGGCTGCGCCCAGCAGAATGAGGCGTTTCATCGGAGCTTCCTTGAGGTCGGGGTGCGGCGTTGCCGACACCCTCTTCATCGAAGGGCGCTACGATAGGGACGGATACTCTGCCTGGGTATGCAACTATTCCGAATAATTCGAAATCCCGGGCCGCGCGGATGAACGGCTCAGCTTCGTGTACTGCGCACGCTGTAACAGGGAATCAGCGGGTCGCGCCGCAGCTGGAACAGTGGTTCGACAGGCCCATCAGAGCGATCACATGCTGGCGGACCGCATCGTCGGCGCACAGGATCATCACGCCTTCGCCATCGGGCACCGAACGGAACATGCCGTGCAGGGTGATCGGAGCGGCGGTGCGTGTGGATATGGCAACGGTATGGATGCGACCGCGGCCGCACGCGCTGCGCAGCGCACGCTGCTCTGCCCCGGTGGCCTGCCTTCCTGCGTGACCGACGCCACGGGGCTCCAGCCCGATGCTTACCGTCAGTGACCGGCCCATGAACCGGCTGGTGATCACCGGCACATCGCGATCGGGGAATCGGCACAGGAAGGCAATGTGGCTGCGCACGCCTGCCTCTTCCGATGCAGATGACGGCCCCGGGATGGCACCTTCATCATGGGGCATCGTTGCGGAGTCCCGGCACAGGCAGTGACGCAGATCCGACAGTACTCCGGCTCCCGCTGCGAACATCGTCTTGACCCCCTCGACATGGTCCATGTAGGTAACAGCCCCCTCGCCGCTTCCTGCGCCGGCGCGCCGTCCATGCTATGTCCGCCGGCTGGAGCACTCAATCGAACAACTCCGAAGTTCAGCGCGGATCGCCCTGTCCGGCCAGCTCGGCAACGAATGATTGATAAAAGTTCTATGGAAAGAACGCGGACTTGATTGCACTGTTGCCATATTGCACTGCAGCGAAACCCGCTGGAGTTGCACTGTCGGCGCGATGGCGCGCCGTTTGACCCGGCCGGAGATGCGGTGTTCGGATGCGTGTGTGCTTTCTGATGAAGTTCGACCTGCGGCGTGATCGCCATGGCCTCGCGCCCCCGCTCTACGCCTACGTCTGTGCCCATGCGACATCGCGGGAGATCGCACTGCGCAAAGCCTCGCGCGTGCTGTCGAGAATCGTGATGGACGACAGTCAGACGAAGTGGATGATGATGGAGTGCAAGGACGTGGTGCAGGCATGTCGCTCCGGGCTTCTGCCCGTGGAAGAGACACTACTGGAGCAGGCAAGCGCGGCGAGGTCCGGCGTTGCTGCACTGTATCGGGAATCGGTGCAGATCGTGGGCGTCACGGAACAGCGATGATGTGTGCGGGCGCCCCACTCCACACGCGTGGCCGCCTAGGCCTGCCGGGGCACGGCGCTGCGACCGCCCACCTCGTCGTGACGATGGTTCTCCCACGTGCTGCGCAGCTGCCTCCGCTGCGGCGCGGACGCATACATGTAACCGTTCAATGAATCAAGGAACCACCGCTGCTGCTCGACATCCAGTGCAGCGAACCGTGCAAGCACTCCGGCTACGCAGGCATCCAGTTCAATAGTCATTCCGCTCCCCCGGACTACGAGTTAAGTTGCAGTCACTGTATGGATGGCAGTTCACTTCCACAATCGAACTAGTTTGCAAATGCCGCAGGCCTATCCGCCATCGGCACAGGTCACCCAGCCATTGGCAGCAGCATAGCGATGGACATCGATGGTGCTGTTGAGGCCGAGCTTCTTCATCGCCGAGCGCTTCTGTGCACTGATGGTCTGTACGCTGCGGCACAACTGGCGGGCCACCTCGCGCTGGCTGTAACCTTCGACCAGAAGGCGCAGGACCTCCAGCTCGCGCCCGGACAGCACCACGCCCGGCAACTGCTCATGCAGCGAAGCGAGTTCGAGCATCCGCGGCGACAGGTGGTTCCTGCCGACCGCCGCGGCGAGAATGGCCGGTGGCAGGTACTCCAGCGGATCGGACTTGGCAACGATGCATTTCACGCCGGCCCGCTGCGCATGCTCGATGATGTGGCTGCTGTCGTTCCCGGTGAGCAGGACGAGCGCCGTGCGAGGAAAGCGTCGCAGGAGGAAGCGGATCAATGACAGACCGTCTCCGTACTCGCCACCCGGCATCGAGTAGTCGATCACCGCGACCTGCACGCTGGTGGTGGCCAGCAGGTTGACGAGCTCGCTCGAATTCCTGGCACACCCCCGCAGGGACAGGTCCGGGTGTGCGGCGATGAGCCGGGCAACGCCGATGGTGACCACGGGGTGATCATCGGCGATGATGAATTCGACAGGCATGTTTCGCGCCTCCTTCTGTTGACGCTTGTCAGGTTGGCCGTGAAGTTTCCTGTTCGCGAAAACGCAATGCGAAGGAAAACACTATGAAAGACCGAGTCGAGGATGTTGTCATTGCCGACGATCATCCGATCACACGCTTTGCGGTTGAGGCGATCGTCGATGAGCAGGCAGGATTCCAATGCCTGGCCAGCGTTGCAAACGGCGTCGAACTGCTGGACCTCCTCGCTGTCCAGCCTGCCGATGTTGCCGTCGTCGACTACTCCATGCCCGCTGGCGACGGCTGCGATGGCCTGGCGTTGGTGGATACGTTGTGCAGCAGGTACCCGGCACTGCGCATCGTGGTTCTCACCGCGCTGGACCAGTGGCCGATCATCCAGGTTCTGCTCACGCGCGGGGTGGCCGCGGTGGTCAGCAAGTCGGATGACCTGCGGCATGTCGCCAGAGCGTTGCTGGCCGCATCCCAGGGACGCCGGTATTTCTCACCCGCCATCCTGGCCAGCCGCGATGTGAACGGATTCGATTCCGCCGGCGAACTGCTCTCGCCTCGCGAAGCACAGGTGGTACATCTGCTCCTGGCGGGCAAGGGCGTGAATGAGATTGCGCTTGAGCTGGCGGTCACCAAGCAGACGGTCAGCACCCAGAAGCGTGCGGCAATGCGCAAGCTCGGCGTGAGCAGCAATGCCGAACTTTTCAGGTTCGCATCGGAGTTGGGACTGGAATGAGCGCGTCTTCCGACGGGCGCGCCCAGGGTCGCGTTGGCACCTCGTGTAGTGGGAAGGCGGCAGCGGGCCGGGGCAGGAATGATGTACGGCTCGTTCAGGTTCTCCAATACAATTAGTTGCAAAGACGCATCGGGCACTCTTTGCTAGCCTTCCAGCACCGAAATGGAGGAGCACCGCGGGGTGACAGCACCGCGTCGCCACGGCTTCTTCAGCACAACGTCCCGTGAGATCCGCTCACGTGCTTTGCCCGCCTCTGGAAGGCCGATGAAACGATCAACAGGAATGGCCGGGCTGCTGGCTGCAGCCGCGCTTCTGCTCTGCGCGCTTGCCACGGGAGTCCATCACTCCTCCCGCAACCACGACGCCACGCAGGCGCGCATCATCCGTGTGGCCGCCGATCCGCAGTTGGATGGAGGACGTGCGGTTGGCTTCGCCACCGGGAAAGGTGCTTCCGCCTATCGCTACATGATGCACATCGCCGGGCTCGCGGGCGTCCGCTTCCAGTTCGTACCCACCCGATCACCTGCGGACGCCTATCGGCACCTTCAGGCAGGCACGGTTGATCTGGTGCCTTCGGTCATGGACCTGGATCTTCCGCAGGATGACCGCTTCCTGGTGTCGCCGCCCTACTACGAGGGCAGGACACTGCTGTTCTCGCGCGCGGCGGGGCCCGGATTCGCTACGCTGGGCGCGCTGTCCGGCCACGTGGTCGCCGTACGCGAGGGCAGCCAGTACGTCGACTGGATCCGGCGCCATCATCCGGATATCAAGGTGCTGGAGTTCACGGGAGTGCCGCAGATCCTCGGTGCGGTCGAGTCGGGAACGGCGGATGCGGCGCTGGGAACCGATGCGCTGTACAACCCGGTGATCCGCCGATACTTCCAGCATACCCTGGTCGCGTCCGGTGCGGTCGCGGAGCTGCCGATCGTGGTGCGTGCGGTGGTCAGGCGCGAGGACAAGGCGCTGCTGGACACCATCGACAGCGGACTCCGCGCGCTTTCGGTCGCCCATCACCGGGATGTGATCGATGGCTGGCTGGAGACGGTGTACCGCACGCCGCCCTCGGTCGGCGCAATCCTGCTGTACTACCGGACGGAAGCGATTTCCGCCGCCCTCGTCCTGCTGGCGCTGGCGTTCGCGGCCTACCAGATGAAGCGATCACGGGATCTGGCCAAACGCGCCGCGCAGGAGAAGGCAAGGATGCTGGCCGTGGTCAGCCATGAAATCCGCAACTCGGCCAATGCGCTGCTTTCGGCAACCGACCTGCTCGGCAAGGGACCCGTGCTTCCGGAGCAGGAAGAGGCCCTCGATGCAGCCCTGGCCAGTGCCTCCAGCCTCAGTCTTCTGCTGAACAACGCATTGGAGTACTCGCGATTTGAAGGAGGCAGCCGCGCAGCGGAGCCAACGCGGGTCGCGCTGCGCCCCCTGATCGAGGAGTCGGTGCGCGCGTTCCGCCCGCAGGCGCGCGAGCGCAACGTGACATGCCATGTGGAACTGCCCTGTGGCGAGCCGGGCGATCTGTGGATCGATCCCATCGTGGTGCGGCAGGTGGTCGTCAACCTGTTGTCCAACGCGATCAAGTTCACACGCAACGGTGACGTACGTGTACGCCTGTGGGTGGAGGCCGGCACGTCCGGGCACTGCACGCTGAACATCGAGGTCATCGACAGCGGTATCGGCATGAGTGCCGAGGAGCGCGACGCCTTGTTCTCCGACTACTGGCAGAGCCAGCAGGGACGCGCCCTGGGCGGTGCTGGCCTGGGCCTGTCCATCTGCTCGCGCATCACGCAGCGGCTGGGGGGTTCCATCCAGGTGGAGAGCAGCCCCGGAAAAGGCAGTCGCTTCCACGTCGTGCTTCCCGCACGTCACGCGCGAGCCTGCGAACCTTCCGCTCCCACGCTCGCACTCCAACAGCAGGCGACCGCCACGCACGGAAATCCATCGGTACTGATCGTGGAAGATCACATCTACAGTGCACGGATGTTCAAGGCGCAGATCGAGGCGATGGGGCTGTCGGTGACCTTGGCGACGGATGCTGCGCATGCCCTGCGCGTGATCCGGACGGCTCCTCAGTTCGGCTCGATCCTGCTGGACTGCAACCTGCCCGACATGGATGGCTACGCACTGTGCCGGCGGATCCGCGCGATTGAGCACTCGCGGCGGCAAGGACGTGCCAGCATCCTGGCGATCTCAGCGATGGAGGGCGTTGAACATGCGAAGGAGTGCGCCGAGGCGGGGTTCGATCACGTCGTGACCAAACCTCTCCCCACCTTCCAGCTCAGGGCCTGGCTGGGCCGCGGACCGGGGGACGAGATCGCACGCGGAATGCTGGAGATCTTCTGGGAATCGTATGACAGCGACCTGCAGGATCTCCAGGTCGCGGTCGAGGCGGGCGTCTGGGGCAAGGCCAGCGACATGGCCCACCGCATCTGCGGCAGCGCGGCCATCGCTGGCGAGCGTGGCATCGAAGCCATCGCGCGGGCCCTGATGCCGGCACTGCGCCAACGCACGGCAGACCCGGCGTCGGCCAGTGACATCGCCCGCCTCATCGAAGACCTGCGATGGTATGCGGCGCATGGCACGCGGATGCAGCAGGCGCCGCTGGCAGCGGCGCCGTGCGCTTCCTCCGCCGCACGCGGCCGCGTCCCCGTCGAGGAACGCGGCATCGCCTCAGTGCAAGGGCACCCGCAGGACTGAAGGTGCGTTGGCCGGGGAACTGAAGGTGACCGTTCCGCCAAGCTGGCTGACGCCGGCATAGCGCAGGTCCACGGTGTCGATCACCAGGGTCAGCCGGCTTCCGGCCGGGATGTTCCAGCTGCTCGCTTCAAGACGCAGATCGAGCGTGCTGGCCTGCCCTGGGGTCGCGCTGCGCAGGGTGTACGGCTTGTGGCTGATCAGCTGCCCGTTGCCGAGGACGTCCTCGACGAACAGATACGCATAGAGCGTGGTATCGGCCCGGCTGGGGGTGACGGTGACGCGCACTTCCGGCATGCCGTCCAGGCGACGGGCGCTCCAGTAGACCGGGCTCTGCCAGACGCCGGCGGCATTGCGGCCGATGAAGGGCACGTAGGCGCCAGGCGCAACGTTGATCATCTGCAGGGAGCCGGACACCATCGCGACACCGGAGTTGGCAGCGGTCGGCAGGCCACTGCCGATGCGGTAGCTCCAGCCACTGCTGCGCCCGTTCTCGACCAGGCCGCCCGTGGGAAGCAGCAGTCCGCCCGGCGCGGTCAGCGCGTACTGGGTCGCCCCGGCACGGGTCGCCTGCCAGTCTGCATAGGTGTTCCAGCTGCCCTTCTGCGACTTCAGCTGCACGGCCGGGGCACGGTCGATGCCGTTCGCCACGCCCTTGAGGTAGTGATCGAACCAGTCCCCCACCGAGGCGTAGACCTCATTCGGCACCCCCAGCGCACCCAGCGCCTCGTTGAGGGCATGATCGCCATGACGCAGCTGCAGCTGCTTGGGGCCAGTCAACGCATTGAAGAAGTCCACCAGCTGGCCGGGCGGGAACAGGCTGTCGTTGAAGGCATTGGCCAGGAAGATGGCGGGGCGGTTGGCGTTGATCTCCGCCACGCTGGCCGATGGGCTGCGCAGTGCCGCAACCGGCAGCAGCGATTCGACCGCGCCCTGGAAGTTGCCGGTCACCACCCTGCGGTTGATCGTGGCCAGCTCCTCACCGGGACGGCCGGTGGCCAGGCCAGCGGCCACCAGCAGGGCAATGCCCTGCGCGCTGGGCGTGTTGTTGCTGTACAGCGCCGCCTGCAGGTCGGCCCAGCCGCTCAGTGCGGCCACCGCCTTGATGCGCGGATCACGCGCCGCCGCCAGCAGACTGGTGCCGGCGCCGTAGGAGATGCCGGACACACCGATGCGGGCGGGATCGGCCCGGGTGTTGTCCAGCGCCCAGTCGATCAGCGCGCTGACATCCTCCACGGTGGCGGGTCCGGCGATGTCGATTGCCCCACCCGACTCCCAGAATCCGCGCGAACTGTAGCTGAGCACGATATAGCCACGCTGGGCCAACGCCTGCGCGACGCCGACATATTCCACGCTGGGAACGGCCCAACTGCTGGGCATGACCAGCAGCGGAAGGCGTCCCTCGCCCTGCCCCTGCGGCTGGATGACGAATACCCCGAGCGGTGTTCCGTCCCAGCTGGGTATCGTCTGATGGGTGGTGGTAACGGTCACCGCCCAAGCGGCAGGTGACAGGCCGGTCAACAGGATCAACAGCAGCAGCATCTTGCGCATCGTCGTTTCTCCCCGTCGCTGCAGTGCGACGAGCCGGACCGTACCAGTGCGAATGGTGGGAGACACCTTGCGACGCAACATGGCGGGAACGCCCCGTCTCGCCGGGCTTGAACATGAATGCGGCGTGCTAGGCTCGAGCGTGCCGATGCAGGCATACAGACAGCTCCCTCCCCGTGCCGGTGGATCCGGTTGCCAAGAAGAGGTCGATGGTGAAGTTCCCGTTCCGGCTGGCCGCGTGCGTGGCCGCCCTGCTGGTCCTCCTGGCGATGACGCTTGTCGTCGCCTCGCGGCGGTCTGCGGACAGCACGCAATCACCCACGGCCACTACCGGAGCCGAGGCTGCGCTGCACGGTGCGCCGGCGTCGGCAGCCGCCGCAGGTACCGGACAGGCCAAGCCCGTGCTTTCACCCATGGCGCGCTACCGCGAGGCGGCCCGCCTGGATCTGCTCATCGCCGACCTGGAAAAGCGCTCGCGCAGCGGCGACGCCGACGCCAGCCTGGCCCTGAGCCGGATCTACGACGAGTGCACGATGTTCCTCGACCCTGCGGCAATCGCGACGATCGACATCCCTCCCGAGCGCCGTGCGGCTCTGATACGCAGCCACGCATGGTTGCAGAGGCGCTGTGCCGGGTTCTCGCCTGGCATTGTCGAGAGCATCAGGAACGTCCGGCACTACCGAAGCCTGGCCGCCCGGCAGGGTAGTCTGGTGGCCCAGATAGAAGAGCAGATCAGGCATGCAGGTTTTGACCTGCCCCTGGCCGATCACAGGACACTGATTGAAGCCGTCCTCCTGCAGGACGATGGCGAGGCGTATCTCGCCCTTTCCAATCTGATGGGTTCAACGGCGGCCGACCGACGCCAGCAGCTGCAGGCCGTTCCCGCCGGCAGCGAAGTGGCCGCAGCGGCGTGGATCCTCGCAGGATGCCGGCTCGGCGTCCCCTGCGGAATCGACTCTCCGCTGCTCAACCGCCTGTGCAGTCAGGCAGGCATGTGCGGGCCGGAGTCGGTCGAGGACCTGTTCACCAGCCACCTGCAGCCGGAAGACAGGGACGCTGCCCAGGCCGGGGCCGATGCGATCTTCGCATTGGCGCACCGCATGGGACGGGAACCGGGCCTGTAGTCGACGCGCCCTCGGCATCCCATCCGCAGCCCGGCAACCCGGCGCTGCGCGAACCGGCGATAATGATGGGCTTTTCACTGGCAGGAGTTGTCGATGTCCCCCTACCCCTTCGATGCGGTGCTGTTCGACTGCGATGGCGTACTGGTGGATTCCGAGCCGCTGGTGGCCCGCGTGCTCTCCGAGATGCTGAGTGCGCGCGGCTGGCTGCTGACCCCCGCCCAGGCAGGCGAGGTCTTTCTCGGCAAGTCCGTCGCCGGATTGGCCGGCCTGATCGAGGAGCGCACGGGAAAACCCTTCACCGCCGAATGGCTGGAGGAGTTCCGCCAGCAGCGCAATCGTGCCCTGGAGCGGGACCTGACCGCCATCGCAGGTGCCCCTGAAGCCGTGCGGGCCATCCACGCAGCCACCGGCGGCCGCATCGCCTGCGCGTCCGGCGCGGACCTGCACAAGGTGGAACTGCAACTGCGCAAGGTCGGGATGTTCGACGCCTTCGAGGGCCATGTCTTCAGCGGCCAGGACATGCCGCGCAGCAAGCCACATCCGGATGTCTACCT harbors:
- a CDS encoding HAD family hydrolase, yielding MSPYPFDAVLFDCDGVLVDSEPLVARVLSEMLSARGWLLTPAQAGEVFLGKSVAGLAGLIEERTGKPFTAEWLEEFRQQRNRALERDLTAIAGAPEAVRAIHAATGGRIACASGADLHKVELQLRKVGMFDAFEGHVFSGQDMPRSKPHPDVYLAAAASLGAEPRRCAVIEDTVTGAAAGVAAGATVFGFSEGGPHHSTPEALRAAGVHRVFQRMDELPALLAAHAAGAVA
- a CDS encoding ATP-binding protein, with translation MKRSTGMAGLLAAAALLLCALATGVHHSSRNHDATQARIIRVAADPQLDGGRAVGFATGKGASAYRYMMHIAGLAGVRFQFVPTRSPADAYRHLQAGTVDLVPSVMDLDLPQDDRFLVSPPYYEGRTLLFSRAAGPGFATLGALSGHVVAVREGSQYVDWIRRHHPDIKVLEFTGVPQILGAVESGTADAALGTDALYNPVIRRYFQHTLVASGAVAELPIVVRAVVRREDKALLDTIDSGLRALSVAHHRDVIDGWLETVYRTPPSVGAILLYYRTEAISAALVLLALAFAAYQMKRSRDLAKRAAQEKARMLAVVSHEIRNSANALLSATDLLGKGPVLPEQEEALDAALASASSLSLLLNNALEYSRFEGGSRAAEPTRVALRPLIEESVRAFRPQARERNVTCHVELPCGEPGDLWIDPIVVRQVVVNLLSNAIKFTRNGDVRVRLWVEAGTSGHCTLNIEVIDSGIGMSAEERDALFSDYWQSQQGRALGGAGLGLSICSRITQRLGGSIQVESSPGKGSRFHVVLPARHARACEPSAPTLALQQQATATHGNPSVLIVEDHIYSARMFKAQIEAMGLSVTLATDAAHALRVIRTAPQFGSILLDCNLPDMDGYALCRRIRAIEHSRRQGRASILAISAMEGVEHAKECAEAGFDHVVTKPLPTFQLRAWLGRGPGDEIARGMLEIFWESYDSDLQDLQVAVEAGVWGKASDMAHRICGSAAIAGERGIEAIARALMPALRQRTADPASASDIARLIEDLRWYAAHGTRMQQAPLAAAPCASSAARGRVPVEERGIASVQGHPQD
- a CDS encoding S15 peptidase family protein; amino-acid sequence: MRKMLLLLILLTGLSPAAWAVTVTTTHQTIPSWDGTPLGVFVIQPQGQGEGRLPLLVMPSSWAVPSVEYVGVAQALAQRGYIVLSYSSRGFWESGGAIDIAGPATVEDVSALIDWALDNTRADPARIGVSGISYGAGTSLLAAARDPRIKAVAALSGWADLQAALYSNNTPSAQGIALLVAAGLATGRPGEELATINRRVVTGNFQGAVESLLPVAALRSPSASVAEINANRPAIFLANAFNDSLFPPGQLVDFFNALTGPKQLQLRHGDHALNEALGALGVPNEVYASVGDWFDHYLKGVANGIDRAPAVQLKSQKGSWNTYADWQATRAGATQYALTAPGGLLLPTGGLVENGRSSGWSYRIGSGLPTAANSGVAMVSGSLQMINVAPGAYVPFIGRNAAGVWQSPVYWSARRLDGMPEVRVTVTPSRADTTLYAYLFVEDVLGNGQLISHKPYTLRSATPGQASTLDLRLEASSWNIPAGSRLTLVIDTVDLRYAGVSQLGGTVTFSSPANAPSVLRVPLH
- a CDS encoding response regulator transcription factor — encoded protein: MPVEFIIADDHPVVTIGVARLIAAHPDLSLRGCARNSSELVNLLATTSVQVAVIDYSMPGGEYGDGLSLIRFLLRRFPRTALVLLTGNDSSHIIEHAQRAGVKCIVAKSDPLEYLPPAILAAAVGRNHLSPRMLELASLHEQLPGVVLSGRELEVLRLLVEGYSQREVARQLCRSVQTISAQKRSAMKKLGLNSTIDVHRYAAANGWVTCADGG
- a CDS encoding response regulator transcription factor, with product MKDRVEDVVIADDHPITRFAVEAIVDEQAGFQCLASVANGVELLDLLAVQPADVAVVDYSMPAGDGCDGLALVDTLCSRYPALRIVVLTALDQWPIIQVLLTRGVAAVVSKSDDLRHVARALLAASQGRRYFSPAILASRDVNGFDSAGELLSPREAQVVHLLLAGKGVNEIALELAVTKQTVSTQKRAAMRKLGVSSNAELFRFASELGLE
- a CDS encoding CS1 fimbrial subunit B flags: Precursor, producing the protein MKRLILLGAALLLPTFASAEMPSIHVGAMYEYLLPDQGALLKRVRNSGDATAFVRVQVTEVRYTEDNTPYEVDVEPGVYGGGGNALIASPSRLIVPRQGQQATRLLFHGNRDKERYYRVRFVPVLPKKEDEFALTEAQSEDYRRSIAAGVNVLTGYGVFVIVHPEKPLSDLRTDRQADRTVVHNAGNSTVVLDNVRQCSTGTQPGQCGASRRVHLLPGRSEAFAHLPGQDHRFEIVEGKSRKSVLLD